One Carya illinoinensis cultivar Pawnee chromosome 5, C.illinoinensisPawnee_v1, whole genome shotgun sequence genomic window, TTATGAGATATTTCTCACCTCTACACTTTGGAATACTGTTTAATTAATCTCAAgctcataaatattaaaaataattataataattatttaactaagattaaacacaaaaaaaaaaaaatctatgtattagaagatcaaggggcaaaaatgtaaaagtaaaaacagagttttttattggtttaaaagTAAATACAACTCAGAGGTAAAAATGTAACTAtacaacaaaaacaagaaaaatactgtttattaatgttcatttgggatagacacttattataatatagatagatatatgaATATGGTAAGAAAATTTCAATCGCTATCAAGGTTTCTACGATAACCCGAGCCCACGTTGAACTCAGCCTTGTTTATAATTTTGGGTTGGGTCAAGTTGATCCTTCAAAGTAATGCAACGTGTAGATATTATTGTATGTAAATGATGCTGGCATCCTTGAGAATTACAACTGTATCATTTGAAAAGCATAAACAAACCTGGGTAACAATTATATTAAGTGGCACCGTGCTGTAGCTACACCAGAACTGGACAAGAATACTGCAGTTACCAAAATGGAAAACTGTAAGATGCATATGACCGCCAAGCGGATTCATAATGATCaccaaataaacaaagaaataatttgagttataaCACCAGCCATTcatcattccttttttttttttttcccccaaaacttaaaaattgCATCCAAGTCCATGAATCTGGtaacacacaaacacacacacaggTGTCTTTCGTATTGAGAGTCCGGGGCTATATACTGCATTCATATGCACTTCCAAAAGCAGTGGCATGACTATGTTATCGCTTTATTTAAGTTCTGTACtatcttttgttttagaaaataaaaaactaaaaaaacacATTGTCTCTTTGACATTTGTCCATAGAGTGTGTCCTTTACTCCGTCTTAGATAGAGTATGGGCTTTGTTTAACTCTGTCTTGGACAAAGTTGTGTTGTCTCTCATACTGTGGATTTGTAAAGGTTTGTAGCATGGACTAGATCATGTCAGTCATGATTATATACTGGGGAGCTATTAATGTTGTGGTTGGCTTGTAATGTATGTTTTCAGGTCCAGTTGTAATGTTCGTTATTAATGAATGCAATATGCTtttatcaggaaaaaaaaaacaaacaaacagtgGCATGACTTTGCAACACAACTGCATAATAAGGAAGAAATATACCCAGAAGCCAACCGAATGACTATCATCCAACGGTTTTTCATGAAGCATGACGACCTCTCCTTGAATCCCcactaaacaaacaaaaaatcaacaaataacCATTGTAACTGCATTTTCTAAGTTCGAAAAAGAAGCAACCAACATATTAAGATAATATCTAATGCCGTGACCATTATGGAAGTTAATGAGGAAAACACaagtttatttaaatattttgaagttTAGATAGAACTACAaagtaacaaaatatatatattttttaatatgtggTAGTTTCATGAACGTAAATCCTGTGGATTTAAGTCAGTCATGACATGTtgttctgatatatatatatataatgtctgTTTCATTCCTAAGTTCTTTAGTAACtgggtattttttttcttttttaagtaacTGGGTAATGATGACTCCCAATGCTATTTCCTTATCTTCTTATTTTGATCCTTAGATTTACAGGTTAATACTTTTTAAGAACTTGAGATGCTCACAAATGCACGCGATCAAGTGCACATGCACAGACATAGATATATGGGATAACCATGATGGTGCATTATCCCATCAACGTTGATGGGGCCACAACATTTTACCCATAGTGGTGCATTTTTGTGATAATGCAATTTACTGCACGAAAGATTCTCATACAAAattgtaaaaagaaaagaaaggagctAAGTAGTTTTTCCCCCTATAAAAATCTATGTACCTTTTTCCCCAAAATGCAATACTAGCAACTGAAATGTTGCCATTAAGTGCAcaaagggagaagagagagagacaaggAAAGAGGACATGTTCTTACCAAGGACCAGATAAATGTTGCCATTTCAAAGGCATTCTGCATGCACATGAAAGGCAATGAGGATTTGAGTCAGATGAAGAGAATACAATCCAAATTGTAAATTAGACCTAAATACAAATCACATGTCACCACCTGAAATATGATGAATTGTATCAATCGTAATAATATATCCGGTTTCCCAAACCAAAATAGATCATCACGTGGCTTTACTTGACCAGCAACAGATGCACCTGTTTGCTCCCCAATTTCAAGTGCTAAAGAGGAGACAACATGTTGGAGTTTTGTTCCAACCAGCATGACAAGCTTTTTCAAAATGTGAAACAATTGAGCAGGGAAACTATTAATTTAGATGAATATAGAGTTCCATATAACGACATGTTGGGTGCCAGTATACTTACAATGGCAGGGATGAAAGAAAGCCAGAAATATATATTCAGACCTGCAGCAATTATATGACTTAGCTGTTTCATGAGCCAAAAATCAAGGTTCTCTGTATTTGTGTTTGGAAGATATGACAGTTTACCGTGAATATTTATGAAGATGCACACTATGGCATACCCCCAAAGCGGCCAGCTGCAAAATTAAATGGTATCTCAGTTCCAACTGAGCCATCAAGATCCCTTTTTTGGACTTGGGAGGAGGTCCATTCGAGAGTTGCATGTAAAAGTAATGGTCTAATTCAGGAAAGTGCATACCTAATCCCTAGAATGCCGTTAAATTCATCCTCCATGCTCCGAACCATATATTTATGGAAATTATAAGAAAGTGGCAGTTTGTGTTTCTGAATAGCAAAGAACAATAAGACTAAATtcagtacaaaaaaaaaaaatatgctgtTTAACCTAGAGCATAAATGACTCCATGATGAggagaaaatattataatgcgATGATGTTACAGTTCTCATTACACAATATATGACAAAAGCAAAGTATACATTGAGTCTTATTAAAATGATCATGGAAATATATTTATTGGCTATGGAAAGAACCATATAGCAAAGCACAACATAAACCAAAGGTATCAACAAAAGTTAAATACGCACAAGGACAAAACCCAAACGCAGTGCCAAGTAATCTGATTTTCGTATAGAACTCCTAAATTGCCATAGAAAGCAAAGCTGCATCATAGGAATGAAAATCATTAGAAATGTAAACATAAGGTTGGTAAGGCGTACTAATTTATAAGATCATACCAAACTCATTGTCATCAATGATTGTGATGATTTAAAATCAGAAAAACTTAATGGATGGAGATgcatttataaaatttcaaggCAGGCTGGGTCTACTtacaaaagattattttttttaatgggtaatcaagaagttatattcatagaaataggTAAAGCTCAGGTACACAGGAAGCTTACAAAAGATTATTAAACGTCCTTATAttccattttaatttttgggaaaaaaaaatttaagctcATTTACCTACACAAGTTCAAACAAGAAGGGAAGCACAATTACAGATAAGGTTAAAAGGAAAGGAAGTACATcaatttaattataagttttcatttttttttcaaggatGAAAATTACCATCCAAATGAGAAACCGACTCCTGCTCCAAGGATGAGATGTGTGATGGAAAACAAAGGTGGACTGTCTCCTCATCACTTTGTTTTTTGTTGCTACAGATAGAATCAAGATCAAAGAGCTAATATTGTTGAGGAAAGGGATATGGAAAGATAACTATAGATCAGAgtgaaaatgcatgcatgcatcttgaTTTATTTTGGTAAGGTAAAGCAAGAAATTAAACCAGAAAGACCTACAGATTGAAAAGAAGCAATGATATACAACAGGTTAGTAACACCCACCGAGTGTCCTTAGCACATGAATGAATTCTCACCTGAAGAGCCAGAGGAAGCTTCTGAAGGTTACTAATCTCACTGCTAGGTAAGATGATCTGAATGATCAAGTAGAAATTCCTAAGGGTACACAAACTACCTTAGCCTGGGTATATCTTAGGCACCTAACCTTTATGTTAGTTGGCCAGCAAGAAAGCATCACCACAAGCTTAACTAAAAAATCTATTCAATGTTCTTGCATTTATGGCCTACTGTATCTAAGTGTGATcactgagaaaaaaaaagtggtttACATCTTGTTTTGTATGtacttcatttttcttgtattaattCAGATTCCTTGCATCAAGTTACATACAATTGATATCTGATACTTAAAAGCTGTATAGCAGAATGGtcttcttattttgttttcatgCTTTGCTAAGGAATTTTCAACAACCTTCTCACTTGGTAGATTTTCTCTgatttcatttttctcaaatcTGATGAAATATGTGATTAAAGTTTTAACTTGGTGCAATAAACAAGGAACATcatattttagtttttcttcaTGCTAACATGCATTCATGCCAAACACAATATTTATTTCTCCATGGTCATATTTTCTGAGGTTACCATGTTAGAGACACTATATGTATGccataattttttatctttacctttttttttttttatgtatgcaAGAATTGACAACCCTAAGATATTGCTTGAAAATAACAAGAGTACAAGTTTGCTAGGCTCAAGTGGAAAATTAATTTAACCAAGCAAACTTTGGACAAGCAGGCAAGATGGGACGGCAGGTCTGGGCTCTTAGGTCAGGTAAATATCTCAGACCTTTCCATTAGTAAACAGGAATACCAAGAAATATGATGGCAAAAAAATTCAGTATGTTACTAACTCAAGTGTAGAACAAAGCCTCGAGTCAACTAATAATTCCAATCTCTAATTAGGCCTTGTACCTTGAAAGTTCCCTTCAGCCACTAATGTATCCTGAGTTTCCCACTTTCTCCAACTGTAGATCTACAAAGACAAGCAATTTGGAGACAGATAAACCTCTGAAGTAATTTAGGGGTAAAGAGACGTTACATAAATATACCTTATATTACTGTATTTTAAGAGGTATTTGAATCTGTATAATGGGAAGCAAACCCGTACTGGTTGGAATTAAAATTCATTAGAGCAAATGAGTCTATCTGGTCACACTAATTGAACGATCATGTTTCCAAGAAAAAGCCGGCTTTCACATTCATGCCATTTTAGTAATGACCCAGTCTTCTACTATTCATAATCATCAACAAACTCATATTTGATGATTTTAAAAGGCTCTATTTCAGAGATGGGATCCATGCACTCAAATATCATAGAAAAACAACAAAGATTGAATGCTTTCAGACAATATCCCGAGCAATCCCCCAAAGGAGAAAAAACCATACATAAGCTCCAAATATGAACGGCTTCATCTTTTTAAGTTCTAAATTTCTCCATTTCAAAGGATGCATTCATtccttaaaaaatatagaaatgcaTTCATTCCTTCACGGTATAGAAAGACAACATCTTGGCTTGTTTTCAAGCAATATCTGAACACCTCCTCAAAGGAGCAAAGACGACAATCGCTCACATGAGGCTACAAATGTGAACCTGCTCTTGGGATCAGGGATAAGAGACTGCACCTTGCTCATAGCCAGACCAACTGCTAGAAAACTATAGAGAACATGAGTGATCCCAAGAACAAACAAGAAGCGGTGAAGCTGCTCAAGACCCTCGTATGACACGAATGGTTCATGGCCCTGCAATCAACCACTAGCATTAGTAAGGTCAATCATCCATAAAATTcttaagttttcaaatattgAGCATGCCTACCTCAACACATTGATGGGATAAAAGACCTCTCGATGGTATATAAGTGGCATTGGTAGAAGAGAGAGAACTTTCAAGCATAGTGTTCTCTATGATTACATAATCTTTCTCCGAACAAAGATAGAACCTACTGCTGAAAAGAGATGAATTTACACAAATCTCAGAGATCCATCTTGCACTTTGTGCCAACAGCAAAGATATAAGCCCAAGCAGCATCAGCTCTAGCAAGAAGGAAAAAATGTCAACAAGAATTAAAGTCAAACCCCACATAAATGATGCTTTCGTTGTGTCTCAACTCTCACTCACATGACTACATCAAAGATaatcagcaaaaaaaaaaaaaaaatcaaggctTGAAACCTAGAATCCATATCTGATATCAGATATGTCACAACAATTAACATAAGTGAGAGCAGGCATCAATAAATTAATCACCTTCCTTAATCTTCTCCAAAGAAGCAAAAAGAGCCTTCCTCCTAGTCCTCTTCAACCACTGTGCCCAACAACCATGAGACTGAGATCCCTTCCTCAAATTGAAGAAAGATTATTAAAGATTATTTCTCTTGGTCGTTTTCATTTTAACCAATTTAATctcctaaattttattatctcaaCTAGATAAGCATTTCATATCCAAAATAACCGGAAAAGTTCAACAGTAggctttatttcttttctcccACATTGTCTCAGCAGCTTAACAGATTATCACTATAAAATTTTACTCTCCTAATTTTTCTCTCAAAACCAAGAAAGATGTTTCCTTCAGTACCCGAGACATTtatcattttctcacattttcttagcAACCATGTAGAGCATTATTACAAGATTGCTGCTCTCCGTACCCTTGGGCACTAAACTCAAACTAAATAGTCATGCAGGTCCAAagtcttctttaaaaaaaaaaaaaaaaaaaaaacgaaggaAAAAACTTAATTTTACAACACAATGTTCCTCTCATCTTCCCACATTTTATaaattctctccctttctcccaCATTTTCTGACATACCAGACAGGATTATTAAGAATCTCTTTCCTGCTTACCTTTCCAAGTCTGTAGATTGACCTCTCCACTAGAAAGCACACAAAGACCATGACTGTAACCACTGAAGCAACCAAATATGTTGGAGTCTCCGATAGAGACCGACCTTCTTTTATCGCGTTCTCCATTTCTCAAATTAACGACAACAGGCCGTGAACTCCCAATTAAGTGGAACTCTTCAACACTTTCTGGGGAAAACAGTGGtctttttccaaaaaagaaCCGGTTGGGCAAAAAGGAGACCCAACTCCCATGAAGAAAAGTGAAGATCCAGGAGATGGGGAAGTGTGAATATTCCAAATGTGAGACACTTTTTTGTGCAGT contains:
- the LOC122309342 gene encoding MLO-like protein 4 isoform X4, which codes for MENAIKEGRSLSETPTYLVASVVTVMVFVCFLVERSIYRLGKWLKRTRRKALFASLEKIKEELMLLGLISLLLAQSARWISEICVNSSLFSSRFYLCSEKDYVIIENTMLESSLSSTNATYIPSRGLLSHQCVEGHEPFVSYEGLEQLHRFLFVLGITHVLYSFLAVGLAMSKIYSWRKWETQDTLVAEGNFQATKNKVMRRQSTFVFHHTSHPWSRSRFLIWMLCFLWQFRSSIRKSDYLALRLGFVLKHKLPLSYNFHKYMVRSMEDEFNGILGISWPLWGYAIVCIFINIHGLNIYFWLSFIPAILVMLVGTKLQHVVSSLALEIGEQTGASVAGQVKPRDDLFWFGKPDILLRLIQFIIFQNAFEMATFIWSLWGFKERSSCFMKNRWMIVIRLASGILVQFWCSYSTVPLNIIVTQMGSRYKKALVAESVRESLHGWCKRVKERTKQRDSLHSHTTRSVCSLESTIDERDEITVASVTTLSRSSSLGSLNQVTVASNELADTVLETCDTPAGEYSFRVAEYLSDSARVSASVLPPTYDEEENAGCMDEGKVETLFDFFQKT
- the LOC122309342 gene encoding MLO-like protein 4 isoform X1, which codes for MKSCELMLLGLISLLLAQSARWISEICVNSSLFSSRFYLCSEKDYVIIENTMLESSLSSTNATYIPSRGLLSHQCVEGHEPFVSYEGLEQLHRFLFVLGITHVLYSFLAVGLAMSKIYSWRKWETQDTLVAEGNFQATKNKVMRRQSTFVFHHTSHPWSRSRFLIWMLCFLWQFRSSIRKSDYLALRLGFVLKHKLPLSYNFHKYMVRSMEDEFNGILGISWPLWGYAIVCIFINIHGLNIYFWLSFIPAILVMLVGTKLQHVVSSLALEIGEQTGASVAGQVKPRDDLFWFGKPDILLRLIQFIIFQNAFEMATFIWSLWGFKERSSCFMKNRWMIVIRLASGILVQFWCSYSTVPLNIIVTQMGSRYKKALVAESVRESLHGWCKRVKERTKQRDSLHSHTTRSVCSLESTIDERDEITVASVTTLSRSSSLGSLNQVTVASNELADTVLETCDTPAGEYSFRVAEYLSDSARVSASVLPPTYDEEENAGCMDEGKVETLFDFFQKT
- the LOC122309342 gene encoding MLO-like protein 4 isoform X3 is translated as MLESSLSSTNATYIPSRGLLSHQCVEGHEPFVSYEGLEQLHRFLFVLGITHVLYSFLAVGLAMSKIYSWRKWETQDTLVAEGNFQATKNKVMRRQSTFVFHHTSHPWSRSRFLIWMLCFLWQFRSSIRKSDYLALRLGFVLKHKLPLSYNFHKYMVRSMEDEFNGILGISWPLWGYAIVCIFINIHGLNIYFWLSFIPAILVMLVGTKLQHVVSSLALEIGEQTGASVAGQVKPRDDLFWFGKPDILLRLIQFIIFQNAFEMATFIWSLWGFKERSSCFMKNRWMIVIRLASGILVQFWCSYSTVPLNIIVTQMGSRYKKALVAESVRESLHGWCKRVKERTKQRDSLHSHTTRSVCSLESTIDERDEITVASVTTLSRSSSLGSLNQVTVASNELADTVLETCDTPAGEYSFRVAEYLSDSARVSASVLPPTYDEEENAGCMDEGKVETLFDFFQKT
- the LOC122309342 gene encoding MLO-like protein 4 isoform X2: MLLGLISLLLAQSARWISEICVNSSLFSSRFYLCSEKDYVIIENTMLESSLSSTNATYIPSRGLLSHQCVEGHEPFVSYEGLEQLHRFLFVLGITHVLYSFLAVGLAMSKIYSWRKWETQDTLVAEGNFQATKNKVMRRQSTFVFHHTSHPWSRSRFLIWMLCFLWQFRSSIRKSDYLALRLGFVLKHKLPLSYNFHKYMVRSMEDEFNGILGISWPLWGYAIVCIFINIHGLNIYFWLSFIPAILVMLVGTKLQHVVSSLALEIGEQTGASVAGQVKPRDDLFWFGKPDILLRLIQFIIFQNAFEMATFIWSLWGFKERSSCFMKNRWMIVIRLASGILVQFWCSYSTVPLNIIVTQMGSRYKKALVAESVRESLHGWCKRVKERTKQRDSLHSHTTRSVCSLESTIDERDEITVASVTTLSRSSSLGSLNQVTVASNELADTVLETCDTPAGEYSFRVAEYLSDSARVSASVLPPTYDEEENAGCMDEGKVETLFDFFQKT